One Longimicrobiales bacterium genomic window, AACAGATCAGATTGCTCTGCCCCCTTGGCATCACTCGCACGTGCCCGGGCGCGGGCGCCTGCGCGCCGACCGTGCCCTGCAGCTCGACACGCGTAACACCAGAACCAGCTCCCTGGCGCCGCAACGGGCCTCATGACCGACAGTGCGCCAGGCGCCCGCTCGTGGAATGGGATGCTTGTCGCCTGGCCGGTCAGGGCGACCGTTGCCGCGCCATTCATCCACCTTTGTCCCCGTGCTTGGCGTCCCAGCGGGCACGACGAGAAGGAAGGGGGGTCGCGCAGGCGCCCCAGCGGGCCTGACGAGGCGCCACGGCGCGTGCCGACGCCCCAACGGGAAAGACGAAGCCGCCCGGAGGCACGCCCAGCCCCCAGCGGCGACCAGGCTCGAGCCGCGCGGTGGCGTCAGAGCCGACCCAGCAGCTCCCGCGCGGTAAACAACGAAAGCACCGGATACCCGCGCCCTTCGATCGCCCCGCGCCCGCCTTCCTCCCGGTCCACCACCGCCAGTACGCCGACTACCTTGCCTCCCGCCTCTTCAACGGCCTGCACCGCGTTCAGCGCGCTCCCGCCGGTCGTGATCGTGTCCTCGCACACGACAACGCGCATCCCTGCCCGGAAGCTGCCCTCGATGCGCTGACCCGATCCGTGCTGCTTGGCCTGCTTGCGCACGGTGAACGCATCGAGCGTGCGACCTGCGGCCGCCGCGGCATGCGCGACAGCGTAGGCAACCGGGTCCGCACCCAGCGTGAGCCCGCCGATCGTGTCGGCCTGCCAGCCGATCTCGTCCAGTGCCGCAAGACCAAGGCGCCCGATCAGGAGCTGGCCGCGACCGGACATGGTCGTCGTGCGCGCGTCGATGTAGTAGTCGGAGCGGGCGCCGCTCGCGAGGACGAAGTCGCCGCGGCGCAGCGAGCGCTCGCAGAGGAGACTGGCGAGCTGGTTGCGCTCGGTGTCGGCTGAGGGCACGTCGGAGGTCTCCGCAAACAGGGGTCTGATCAGTCGGATCGCAGCGACGGCACGACCCGGCGCAGTGAATTCATCGCCGCGAGTACGGCAGGCCGTCCGGGTCACTGCCGCATACGAGCGCGCAGAATCGCGCCTGTGCATGCGGCTCGCAAGCGGATCCGATGTACCGGTCACGGTTGCGTGCTGATGCCGACTGCCCAGGTCCAGGGTGCGCCCGCCGCGATCGTGCGTGCATGCGCCGGGCACTCGGGCACGTGCGCGCCAGGGAGCCAGCCCGTGCTCATGAGGAACTCGTTCACGATCTCGCCGCCCGTGAACACGAACGTCCTGCGGAACAGGTCGCACCATTCCTGCCTGGTGAGCGGGTGATGCGCGCCGATCCAGAGTGAGAACCCGCCGAACTCGTCGCGGATACGCTGCAGTCGGCGTGCATTCTCGATCGCAGCGTTTACCTTGAGTCGATTGCGGATGATGCCGGCGTCTGCGAGCAGGCGAGCGCGATCCCGCTCGCCGTACGCGGCGACGATGTCGATGTCGAAGCCGTCATACGCCTCGTGGAACCGCTCGCGCTTGTTCAGGATCGTCAGCCAGGACAGGCCGGCCTGGTTGATCTCGAGGACGAGTCGCTCGAACAGTTCCGCGTCGCTCTCGAGCGGAAAGCCGTAGTCGTTGTCGTGATAGGGGCCGTGCACCGGATGGCCGGGCGCGTAGTCACAGTACGTCATTGGCAGAAGCGTTGGAGGATCCCGGAGCCCAGGTCGAACCGGGAATGTCCTGCCGACCGCGAAAGGTCACAAGTAGCATGATCATCGGTCCATACCAGGTCGCCGCGCGCTGGCTGCGACGCCACGCGTTCCGCGCATTCGAGGCTCGCAGCATCCGCGCATCCGCGAGCCTGCTGCTCCACGACAGTGCGACCCATCGACCGCCGTCGCTGAATGGACCGGGGCCGGCAATCGTTCCCTTCCTCGAATCATTCGCCCGGCGGAGCGGCTGGACCATCGAGCACGACATTGCGGGCGCGCCG contains:
- the pyrE gene encoding orotate phosphoribosyltransferase, which gives rise to MPSADTERNQLASLLCERSLRRGDFVLASGARSDYYIDARTTTMSGRGQLLIGRLGLAALDEIGWQADTIGGLTLGADPVAYAVAHAAAAAGRTLDAFTVRKQAKQHGSGQRIEGSFRAGMRVVVCEDTITTGGSALNAVQAVEEAGGKVVGVLAVVDREEGGRGAIEGRGYPVLSLFTARELLGRL
- a CDS encoding DNA-3-methyladenine glycosylase I, with protein sequence MTYCDYAPGHPVHGPYHDNDYGFPLESDAELFERLVLEINQAGLSWLTILNKRERFHEAYDGFDIDIVAAYGERDRARLLADAGIIRNRLKVNAAIENARRLQRIRDEFGGFSLWIGAHHPLTRQEWCDLFRRTFVFTGGEIVNEFLMSTGWLPGAHVPECPAHARTIAAGAPWTWAVGISTQP